In one window of Brevibacillus laterosporus DNA:
- a CDS encoding phage tail protein: MLTMLRGVTSLQDYPPGLYVNELPVPQSEEVSTSHFILGFIGEFDRGPIDKYMLISETPSKRLAEIAEPILGPYTKKHAGNQLLDHLNHARIKKVAFVRVLGSGHQTASLQLKDREDKDTARIYPKAGPGEYANIFTVEVQEGTKANTFKLILWSDLGGFETYDNLSKNQDDARYVEKVIKSTSEHFVYEDVKEDSDFDTTRPIVMAKTQLKNGSNGAPITDADRIGTFDPGTGVRTGQKLLGVIGSIVTDVAHINYSSPEVDKSLISLGEKHNFIAYTGTKNAQTITDASEYREQFDSDFGQMVYGYYNSTTGQRISGSCLSAIAHVRGQIEDSGLAVECNWIVGTDQELEFEDYQELFNNQIAAFQLKPSAKGDGSYAWRMANDYTLAKNDVAGNPIADNENRKVNRRRLNSWIEKQLEAVAAPWQGKAMTKPMREAADMRIRTFFDNLVQPTNKLETSKIESYSIRFDSKARSIDQFIQELKVKHYNTADWILLNYQGGTNVEVDV, from the coding sequence TTGTTGACCATGTTACGCGGAGTGACTTCGCTACAGGATTACCCACCTGGGTTATATGTAAACGAACTGCCTGTACCTCAAAGCGAAGAAGTAAGTACATCACACTTTATCTTAGGCTTTATCGGTGAATTTGACCGAGGCCCGATTGATAAATACATGTTGATTTCTGAAACACCATCCAAGCGGTTAGCTGAAATTGCTGAACCCATTCTTGGGCCATATACAAAGAAACATGCTGGCAATCAACTGCTGGACCACTTGAACCACGCAAGAATTAAAAAGGTTGCGTTTGTACGTGTACTGGGTAGTGGGCATCAAACGGCTAGTCTACAACTCAAGGATCGCGAGGACAAAGATACTGCACGCATCTATCCAAAAGCCGGTCCAGGTGAATACGCAAATATTTTCACTGTTGAAGTGCAAGAAGGAACGAAAGCAAACACCTTTAAGCTGATCTTGTGGTCGGACTTAGGCGGGTTTGAAACTTACGACAACCTATCTAAGAATCAAGATGATGCTCGTTACGTGGAGAAAGTAATCAAATCCACTAGCGAGCATTTTGTGTATGAAGACGTCAAAGAGGACAGCGATTTTGATACAACACGACCAATAGTAATGGCTAAAACCCAATTAAAAAATGGCTCAAATGGAGCACCTATAACAGATGCAGACCGAATCGGTACATTTGATCCAGGTACTGGTGTTCGAACTGGTCAAAAACTGCTAGGAGTCATCGGTAGCATCGTGACAGACGTTGCCCATATCAACTACTCCAGCCCAGAGGTAGATAAGTCATTAATTTCTCTTGGTGAAAAGCATAACTTTATTGCTTACACGGGGACAAAGAATGCTCAAACGATAACGGATGCCTCTGAATATCGAGAACAATTTGATAGCGACTTTGGCCAAATGGTCTACGGCTATTACAACTCTACGACTGGTCAACGTATTTCTGGTAGTTGCCTTTCAGCTATCGCCCATGTAAGAGGACAAATTGAAGACTCTGGTCTAGCCGTAGAATGCAATTGGATTGTTGGTACTGATCAGGAATTGGAATTTGAAGACTACCAGGAGCTCTTTAACAACCAGATAGCAGCGTTTCAACTCAAGCCATCTGCCAAAGGTGATGGATCTTATGCCTGGCGCATGGCTAACGACTATACACTCGCTAAAAACGATGTAGCCGGCAATCCTATTGCGGACAACGAGAATCGAAAAGTAAATCGTCGTCGTCTGAATAGCTGGATCGAAAAGCAACTAGAAGCTGTAGCCGCACCATGGCAAGGTAAAGCGATGACCAAACCGATGAGAGAAGCAGCAGACATGCGCATTCGGACATTCTTTGATAATTTGGTGCAACCAACCAATAAATTAGAGACAAGTAAGATCGAAAGCTACTCTATTCGATTTGATTCCAAAGCACGATCCATTGACCAATTCATCCAAGAGTTGAAAGTCAAACATTACAATACAGCCGATTGGATTCTGTTGAATTATCAAGGCGGTACAAACGTGGAGGTGGATGTTTAA